A DNA window from Phoenix dactylifera cultivar Barhee BC4 chromosome 13, palm_55x_up_171113_PBpolish2nd_filt_p, whole genome shotgun sequence contains the following coding sequences:
- the LOC103722172 gene encoding receptor-like protein kinase FERONIA: MRRFRALPPILLCASFFLLLAVGKISAADSTNSTYVPRDNILLNCGASGQDKDTDGRIWTADAGSKYAPSINGVGLTASSQDSSVPQVPYLTARFFTSPYTYTFPLGAGRKFIRLYFYPSNYSGHAASDAFFSVTAASSTLLQNFSAYLTADALNFAYLVREFSVNVSSSGLNLTFTPSADHPHSYAFVNGIEIVSIPDIFTTGSALLAGTSTEYPIDQDWAIETVHRLNVGGQAISPIQDSGLFRSWDDDSPYIYGAAIGVSYSNDPNVTIKYPTTLPAYIAPVDVYSTARSMGPDAQVNLNYNLTWILPVDAGFYHLVRLHFCEIQYPTTKINQRVFDIYLNNQTAQDGADVIGWSNGIGIPVYKDYVLIPSATGLMDLWVALHPDPSTKPEMYDAILNGMEVFKLQNSNGSLAGPNPEPRPKPDVNPDEVFNHHNGKFKSKAPVIAGGVIGGVVVLLAACFCLLGFCRQKKKGGKDAGGTGDGPSGWLPLALYGNSHSAASAKTNTTGSSAPSLPSNLCRHFSFAEIEAATNGFDEALLLGVGGFGKVYRGEIDGGSTEVAIKRGNPMSEQGVHEFQTEIEMLSKLRHRHLVSLIGYCEENCEMILIYDYMAHGTLREHLYKTQKPPLPWKQRLEICIGAARGLHYLHTGAKHTIIHRDVKTTNILLDDKWVAKVSDFGLSKTGPTLDHTHVSTVVKGSFGYLDPEYFRRQQLTDKSDVYSFGVVLFEVLCARPALNPTLPKEQVSLAEWALHCQKKGILDQIIDPYLKGKIAPPCFKKFAETAEKCVADQGIERPSMGDVLWNLEFALQLQEGAEESGSLIGGAVSDGGTPLMMVGKKDSNEPSVELSTTTTTTTTVSIGGRSLASEDSDGLTPSAVFSEIVNPKGR; the protein is encoded by the coding sequence ATGAGGAGGTTTCGAGCTTTACCTCCCATCCTTCTCTGCGCTTCCTTCTTCTTGTTGCTGGCCGTCGGCAAAATCTCGGCGGCCGACAGCACCAACAGCACCTACGTCCCACGGGACAACATTTTACTTAACTGCGGTGCCTCCGGGCAGGACAAGGACACCGATGGCCGCATCTGGACCGCCGACGCCGGCTCCAAGTACGCCCCCTCCATTAATGGCGTTGGCCTCACGGCCTCGTCCCAGGACTCGTCGGTCCCGCAAGTCCCCTACTTGACTGCCCGGTTCTTCACCTCCCCCTACACCTACACCTTCCCCCTCGGTGCAGGCCGGAAATTTATTCGCCTTTACTTCTATCCTTCCAACTACTCCGGCCACGCCGCCTCCGATGCCTTCTTCTCCGTCACCGCCGCATCCTCCACCCTACTCCAAAACTTCAGCGCCTACCTCACCGCCGATGCCCTTAACTTTGCCTACCTCGTCCGCGAATTTTCCGTCAATGTCTCCTCCAGCGGTCTCAACCTCACCTTCACCCCTTCTGCCGACCACCCCCATTCTTATGCCTTCGTGAACGGTATCGAGATCGTCTCCATCCCTGACATCTTTACCACCGGCAGCGCATTGCTTGCTGGGACGTCCACAGAGTACCCCATCGACCAGGACTGGGCCATCGAGACCGTCCACAGGTTGAATGTGGGCGGGCAAGCCATTTCTCCCATCCAAGATTCTGGCTTGTTTCGTTCATGGGATGATGACTCCCCATACATCTACGGGGCTGCGATCGGGGTCTCATACTCCAACGACCCGAATGTTACAATCAAGTACCCGACCACTTTGCCGGCATATATCGCGCCGGTGGATGTATACTCGACAGCGCGGTCGATGGGGCCTGATGCCCAAGTCAATCTGAACTATAATCTCACATGGATCCTTCCAGTGGATGCTGGGTTCTACCACCTTGTGAGGCTGCATTTCTGCGAGATCCAGTATCCAACAACAAAGATAAACCAGAGGGTCTTCGATATCTATCTCAACAACCAGACTGCCCAAGATGGCGCCGATGTGATTGGGTGGAGCAATGGAATTGGCATCCCAGTGTACAAGGACTATGTGCTGATCCCTTCAGCGACCGGCTTGATGGATCTGTGGGTTGCACTCCATCCTGATCCTTCAACCAAGCCAGAGATGTATGATGCTATCTTGAATGGGATGGAGGTCTTTAAGCTGCAAAACAGCAATGGAAGTCTTGCTGGGCCCAATCCAGAACCACGTCCCAAGCCAGATGTGAATCCTGATGAGGTTTTCAATCACCATAATGGCAAGTTCAAGAGTAAAGCTCCGGTGATTGCTGGTGGGGTGATCGGTGGGGTCGTCGTCCTGTTGGCTGCCTGCTTTTGCCTGCTTGGGTTTTGCAGgcaaaagaagaagggagggaaGGATGCAGGAGGCACGGGTGACGGGCCATCAGGTTGGCTGCCGCTCGCTCTCTATGGCAACTCGCACTCAGCGGCGTCAGCCAAGACGAACACAACGGGGAGCTCAGCCCCGTCGCTCCCGTCCAACCTTTGCCGCCACTTCTCGTTTGCAGAGATAGAGGCTGCCACCAATGGCTTCGACGAGGCCCTCCTTCTTGGTGTTGGCGGGTTCGGAAAGGTCTACCGTGGGGAAATAGATGGCGGCTCCACTGAAGTTGCAATCAAGCGTGGGAACCCAATGTCTGAGCAAGGTGTCCATGAATTTCAGACTGAGATCGAGATGCTGTCCAAGCTCCGTCACCGCCATCTTGTCTCTTTGATCGGCTACTGCGAGGAGAACTGCGAGATGATTCTGATTTACGACTACATGGCCCATGGGACACTCCGCGAGCACCTTTACAAGACCCAGAAGCCACCTCTCCCTTGGAAGCAGCGGCTTGAGATCTGCATTGGTGCTGCTCGGGGGCTTCACTACCTCCACACTGGTGCCAAGCACACTATCATCCACCGAGATGTGAAGACTACCAACATTCTGTTGGATGATAAATGGGTTGCAAAGGTTTCAGATTTTGGGCTTTCAAAGACTGGTCCTACACTCGACCACACTCATGTCAGCACGGTGGTGAAGGGAAGCTTTGGTTATCTTGATCCTGAGTACTTCCGGCGACAGCAACTTACCGACAAATCGGATGTGTATTCTTTTGGGGTTGTATTGTTTGAGGTCCTGTGTGCTCGGCCAGCTCTGAACCCAACGCTTCCAAAGGAACAAGTGAGCTTGGCCGAGTGGGCACTGCACTGCCAGAAGAAGGGCATTCTCGATCAGATCATCGATCCCTATCTCAAGGGCAAGATTGCTCCACCATGCTTCAAGAAGTTTGCAGAAACTGCAGAGAAGTGTGTGGCTGATCAGGGAATCGAGCGACCATCAATGGGTGATGTCCTCTGGAACCTTGAGTTTGCACTCCAGCTACAAGAGGGTGCAGAGGAAAGTGGAAGTCTCATTGGTGGTGCAGTATCAGATGGAGGCACGCCTCTGATGATGGTGGGG
- the LOC103722171 gene encoding eukaryotic translation initiation factor 2 subunit beta-like → MADEKPAEMKEEVPEVAPFDPTKKKKKKKVVIQDSAEEVDKLAEKTENLTVAESGEVNFVGMKKKKKKPVETDENGDAGEDLSGDQIGEDEEGEGIVLGGARYPWEGTVRDYKYEELLDRVFNILRENNPDLAGDRRRTVMRPPQVLREGTKKTVFVNFMDLCKTMHRQPEHVMTFLLAEMGTSGSLDGQQRLVIKGRFAPKNFEGILRRYINEYVICNGCKSPDTILSKENRLFFLRCEQCGSARSVAPIKAGFVARVGRRKAGT, encoded by the exons ATGGCTGACGAAAAGCCAGCCGAGATGAAGGAGGAGGTGCCGGAG GTTGCCCCCTTTGATCctacaaagaagaaaaagaagaagaaggtggtaATTCAAGATTCTGCTGAGGAGGTGGATAAACTAGCTGAGAAAACGGAAAATTTAACAG TTGCCGAGTCTGGCGAAGTAAACTTTGTCggcatgaagaagaagaagaagaaaccg GTAGAGACTGATGAAAATGGGGATGCTGGAGAAGACCTTAGTG GTGACCAAATTGGAGAGGATGAGGAAGGGGAGGGCATCGTTCTAGGAGGTGCCCGATACCCCTGGGAAGGAACTGTTCGGGATTATAAGTATGAAGAG CTATTGGATAGAGTGTTCAATATATTGCGAGAAAATAATCCAGATCTTGCTGGTGATAGGCGTCGAACGGTGATGAGGCCCCCGCAAGTTCTTAGGGAAGGAACTAAGAAGACTGTATTTGTGAATTTCATGGACTTATGCAAGAC GATGCATAGGCAACCAGAGCATGTCATGACTTTCTTACTTGCTGAGATGGGAACCAGTGGATCCCTTGATGGACAGCAGAGATTGGTTATTAAGGGAAGGTTTGCTCCAAAGAATTTTGAGGGTATCCTTAGAAGATACATCA ATGAGTATGTTATATGCAATGGCTGCAAAAGTCCTGATACAATTCTTTCTAAGGAAAACCGTTTGTTCTTCCTCCGCTGCGAGCAG tGTGGTTCTGCACGGTCCGTTGCACCCATCAAGGCTGGCTTTGTTGCAAGAGTTGGACGTCGGAAGGCTGGGACGTGA
- the LOC103722170 gene encoding serine/threonine-protein kinase AtPK2/AtPK19-like, whose amino-acid sequence MVSSQISGLTRTHGDKSFKRQILLPMHPPDVVPSESTEFDFSDVFGPAPVQASIDVNKVASENSLPASDSNEEVYDDPVVICKRSHSLVGPMARVSQSLQLNKLTLHETESSLELIGSVSEETGDQALCICTAEKHDSKSEKSEGVGLDDFEVMKVVGQGAFGKVFQVKKKGTSEIYAMKVMRKDKIMEKNHSEYMKAERDILTKTDHPFIVQLRYSFQTKYRLYLVLDFVNGGHLFFQLYRHGLFREDLARIYTAEIVSAVSHLHANGIMHRDLKPENILLDADGHAMLTDFGLAKQFDENTRSNSMCGTIEYMAPEIILGKGHDKAADWWSVGILLFEMLTGKPPFVNGNREKAQQKIVKEKIKLPAYLSSEAHSLLKGLLQKEASKRLGSGPGGSNEIKSHKWFKSINWRKLAAREVRPSFLPNVAGKNCVANFDECWTSMPLLDSPAASPVAGDSNFAGFTYVRPAPFLQMPSPLGSRTKEDIYG is encoded by the exons ATGGTTTCCTCTCAGATTTCTGGTCTAACCAGGACACATGGTGACAAGTCCTTCAAGAGACAGATACTTCTTCCGATGCATCCCCCTGATGTTGTGCCCTCCGAGAGCACGGAGTTTGATTTTTCTGATGTATTTGGTCCTGCCCCAGTTCAAGCCTCGATTGATGTAAATAAAGTAGCCTCTGAGAATTCTCTTCCTGCATCAGATTCAAATGAGGAAGTTTATGATGATCCAGTGGTGATTTGCAAGCGATCACATTCTCTGGTGGGGCCCATGGCTCGTGTTAGTCAGTCCTTGCAGCTCAACAAGCTCACTTTACATGAAACTGAGAGCTCATTGGAGCTCATAGGGAGTGTTTCTGAAGAGACAGGAGACCAGGCATTATGCATCTGCACTGCTGAAAAGCATGATAGCAAATCTGAGAAGAGTGAGGGTGTGGGGCTTGATGATTTTGAAGTTATGAAGGTTGTTGGGCAAGGGGCATTTGGAAAGGTGTTTCAGGTGAAGAAGAAGGGCACCTCAGAAATATATGCAATGAAGGTCATGAGAAAGGATAAGATTATGGAAAAGAATCATTCTGAGTACATGAAAGCTGAGAGAGATATACTGACAAAAACTGATCATCCTTTCATTGTGCAGCTCAGATACTCTTTCCAG ACAAAATATCGGTTATACCTGGTGCTGGACTTTGTAAATGGGGGACACTTATTTTTTCAGCTGTATCGTCACGGTCTATTCAG AGAGGATCTGGCACGCATATACACAGCTGAAATAGTGTCCGCTGTTTCCCACCTTCATGCAAATGGTATAATGCACCGGGACCTCAAACCTGAGAACATACTTCTCGATGCTGATGGTCAT GCCATGTTGACTGACTTTGGCCTGGCGAAGCAGTTTGATGAAAACACTAGATCAAATTCCATGTGCGGCACGATAGAGTACATGGCACCAGAAATCATACTTGGGAAAGGCCATGATAAGGCTGCTGACTGGTGGAGCGTTGGTATCCTGTTGTTTGAAATGCTTACCGGAAAG CCACCATTTGTCAATGGCAATAGGGAGAAGGCTCAGCAGAAAATAGTAAAGGAGAAGATAAAACTGCCAGCATACCTGTCCAGTGAAGCTCATTCGCTGTTGAAAGGC TTGTTGCAGAAAGAAGCAAGCAAACGCCTTGGCAGCGGGCCTGGTGGCAGCAATGAGATCAAGAGCCACAAGTGGTTCAAGTCAATCAACTGGAGGAAACTGGCGGCTCGGGAAGTCCGACCAAGCTTCCTGCCCAATGTTGCTGGCAAGAACTGTGTTGCCAACTTCGACGAGTGTTGGACCAGCATGCCATTATTGGATTCTCCAGCTGCCAGTCCAGTCGCTGGAGACAGCAATTTTGCAGGATTCACGTATGTGAGGCCTGCTCCTTTTCTTCAGATGCCCAGCCCCTTAGGCTCAAGGACAAAGGAGGACATCTACGGGTAG
- the LOC103722184 gene encoding high mobility group B protein 6-like has translation MESPAAGTSGIRSPPRRKPLQPKNSNASPAPASLPKLKPTQISPLIKGDADKENRPIHVAAIGSLEASLAEELEAIRRRRERLRVERERTERMLRERDRVLEMAVREWERRREEQRSVELELQRLVRLKELEDSCMRFSPVKSLRAKEEEKRSIKAQSQGLNSAAQDNEATAQEKAPEN, from the exons ATGGAGTCTCCAGCAGCCGGAACCTCGGGAATCCGGTCGCCGCCTCGCCGGAAACCCCTCCAACCGAAGAATTCTAATGCGAGTCCGGCGCCGGCGAGCCTTCCGAAGCTGAAACCGACCCAGATTTCGCCGTTGATCAAGGGGGATGCGGACAAGGAGAACCGTCCGATCCATGTGGCCGCGATTGGGTCGCTGGAGGCGTCGCTGGCGGAGGAGCTGGAGGCGAtacggaggaggagggagaggctCCGGGTGGAAAGGGAGAGGACGGAGAGAATGCTGAGAGAGAGGGATCGGGTGTTGGAGATGGCGGTGAGGGAGTGGgagaggagaagggaggagcagaggagcgtcgAGTTGGAGCTCCAGAGGTTGGTCAGGCTCAAGGAGCTAGAAGACTCTTGCATG AGATTTTCTCCTGTCAAGTCTCTTAGAgctaaagaagaagagaagagaagtatTAAAGCTCAATCACAG GGATTGAACTCTGCAGCACAAGATAATGAAGCCACAGCGCAGGAAAAAGCACCAGAGAACTAG